The following coding sequences are from one Pseudomonadota bacterium window:
- a CDS encoding universal stress protein — MEAINRILVVLDPYSAPTNKAQPAMNTGITLAREMGAELHFGLVQYNNQLHGKSAAMAEARETFMQTWREWLADCISKLDTDGIAQVQAHLEWDHPWHDGILRQAMKLDADLVIKDIHHHPRWGKSMFTNTDWHLVRECPKALLMLKSGRWHNPPRILAAVDPMHERDKPAALDHRIVDHAKLLRDAIKGELSVFHAFQPAINRIPVEAGGIPLDLPIEQDAAAIENAHREALDALLANRECTADEVVLEVGPPADSLIARIEDHSIDLVVMGAIARGALKRLFLGSTAERVFGELSADLLVVKPADFQCPVDLH; from the coding sequence ATGGAAGCGATCAATCGCATACTCGTGGTACTCGACCCGTACTCCGCCCCGACCAACAAGGCCCAACCCGCCATGAATACAGGCATTACCCTGGCGCGGGAGATGGGGGCTGAGTTGCACTTCGGCCTCGTTCAATACAATAACCAGCTTCACGGTAAGTCCGCTGCCATGGCCGAGGCACGCGAGACCTTCATGCAGACCTGGCGCGAATGGCTCGCCGACTGCATCAGCAAGCTCGACACCGATGGCATCGCTCAGGTGCAAGCCCACCTCGAGTGGGACCATCCCTGGCACGACGGCATCCTGCGCCAGGCCATGAAGCTGGATGCAGATCTGGTCATCAAGGACATTCACCATCACCCGCGCTGGGGCAAATCGATGTTCACCAACACCGATTGGCACCTCGTCCGCGAATGCCCGAAGGCCTTGCTCATGCTCAAGAGTGGGCGCTGGCACAACCCGCCGCGGATTCTGGCGGCCGTGGATCCGATGCACGAACGTGACAAGCCCGCCGCCCTCGACCATCGCATCGTCGATCACGCGAAGCTCCTGCGCGATGCCATCAAGGGCGAGCTCAGCGTCTTCCACGCCTTCCAGCCGGCGATCAATCGTATCCCGGTGGAAGCAGGGGGCATTCCCCTGGATCTGCCGATCGAGCAAGACGCAGCAGCTATCGAAAACGCTCACCGCGAGGCACTGGACGCGCTCCTCGCCAACCGCGAGTGCACGGCGGACGAAGTCGTGCTGGAAGTGGGCCCACCGGCGGACTCGCTGATCGCCCGCATCGAAGACCACTCGATCGATCTGGTGGTGATGGGCGCTATCGCCCGCGGCGCCCTGAAGCGCTTGTTCCTCGGCAGCACGGCGGAACGGGTGTTCGGCGAGCTGAGCGCCGACCTGCTGGTGGTGAAACCTGCTGACTTCCAGTGCCCCGTAGACTTGCACTGA
- a CDS encoding type II toxin-antitoxin system VapC family toxin, translating to MYLLDLRICTQLLKHPTGAARRRLLSCKPEDIRLCSIVQGELLYAARRARSSALAEENLQLLATFFAPLESLEYCEASAAEYGLMRAEVERRGLSLNPVEVMTCAIARVNDAALVTYDATQTFQRVPGVRFEDWRQYEDG from the coding sequence ATGTATCTCCTCGACCTGCGGATCTGCACTCAGTTGCTGAAGCACCCCACCGGGGCGGCCCGCCGGCGCCTGCTCTCCTGCAAACCCGAGGACATCCGCCTGTGCAGCATCGTGCAGGGTGAGTTGCTCTACGCCGCCCGCCGGGCGCGCAGCAGTGCCCTGGCCGAGGAAAACCTGCAGCTCCTGGCCACCTTCTTCGCGCCGCTCGAGTCGCTTGAGTACTGCGAGGCGTCAGCCGCCGAGTACGGCTTGATGCGGGCCGAAGTGGAGCGTCGCGGCTTGAGCCTGAACCCGGTGGAGGTCATGACCTGCGCGATCGCGCGGGTGAACGATGCCGCCCTCGTCACCTACGACGCCACCCAGACCTTCCAGCGGGTGCCCGGCGTGCGCTTCGAGGACTGGCGCCAGTACGAGGACGGCTAG
- a CDS encoding EAL domain-containing protein, with amino-acid sequence MKLSPPPQGPGSIQRPPSASLDSLKVLVVEDLRPQQQVIERLLGKLGCSTTIAGDMRLALEYARYRHFHAVLIDSLVPDIAGASSVAAIRQVSAALGRPVYVVAMCGTAHCRPQAEQLKQAADAQLRKPLRVDALHRCLAHLTPPPTVEARPGGRDAVVMAPSAPSPVVADTSADEPRRPLRVVLAHVDASAWNDASTALANQLGDQALDLQCVMVREELEHRLREGSVDVLLGDHALVQAIPADAAKELTSTPWIALAGDLATAHAAMAAGAADFALAPYAWDALALRIQRLRVAQAQLAELHQYRDRLLMMQRVARVGEWALDPASGELRLSTQARQLLRLGQRQDERFTQQDLLRRIHPNDRERCARTLRAVAERSTAMECEFQLATGDVWLAQHIVPVRTGGAAVRLRGTLQDVSARRAQEQEIRRLAYYDDVTGLPNRRHFREQLGRALDRATVNESSLAVLFIDLDEFKRINDTLGHTFGDLLLRQVADRLAAVVRESDAIGHSSTSAPQACADEGDRLDEVARMGGDEFVVLLTQLPEGQDAAGVAARIVNVLNRPIVVDGHDMRVTPSIGIALYPRDGQDVETLLRCADTAMYHAKSLGRNRFEFFSEELGERALRRLTLEGRLRVALRANEFSLAYQPKIALSSGRCVGVEALIRWEREGKTQMAPVDFLPVAESSGLIIDGEWVLAEVLRQLDEWATTGVDVPRVTVNTSVIQFNRGKFCEVLSYVSEPKGLLQRLELDLTEHALMSISDSAISDLADLRARGLRVAVDDFGTGYSSLQNLRRLPLDALKVDRSFVDGLPTQTGDQAIVSAIISLGQQLGLEVVGEGVETEAQREWLAAHGCDTIQGFLISHPVRGAAIAELLTDQPQVQAS; translated from the coding sequence GTGAAGCTCTCACCGCCTCCCCAAGGACCGGGCTCGATCCAACGCCCACCGTCAGCCTCCCTCGATTCGCTCAAGGTGCTGGTGGTGGAGGATCTGCGCCCTCAGCAGCAGGTGATCGAGCGGCTGCTAGGCAAGCTCGGCTGCTCAACCACCATCGCTGGCGACATGCGCCTGGCGCTCGAATACGCGCGCTATCGCCACTTCCACGCCGTGCTCATCGATAGCCTCGTGCCCGACATCGCGGGCGCCAGCAGCGTCGCCGCGATCCGTCAGGTGAGCGCGGCCCTCGGACGTCCGGTCTACGTGGTCGCCATGTGCGGCACGGCACACTGCCGGCCCCAGGCGGAACAACTCAAGCAGGCGGCTGATGCGCAGCTGCGAAAGCCCCTGCGCGTGGACGCACTGCACCGTTGCCTCGCGCACCTGACACCGCCCCCAACCGTCGAGGCACGCCCTGGCGGACGCGACGCGGTGGTGATGGCGCCCTCGGCGCCCTCGCCCGTGGTCGCTGATACCTCCGCCGATGAACCCCGTCGCCCCTTGCGGGTGGTGCTCGCTCACGTGGATGCCTCCGCCTGGAACGATGCGTCGACGGCCCTCGCCAACCAGCTCGGCGATCAAGCGCTCGATCTGCAGTGCGTGATGGTGCGCGAAGAACTCGAGCATCGCTTGCGCGAGGGGTCGGTCGACGTGCTGCTAGGCGACCATGCGCTCGTGCAGGCGATCCCCGCCGACGCCGCCAAGGAGCTCACCAGTACTCCCTGGATCGCCCTCGCGGGCGACCTGGCCACGGCCCACGCTGCCATGGCCGCCGGTGCAGCGGACTTCGCCCTGGCCCCATACGCCTGGGACGCCCTCGCCCTGCGCATTCAACGGCTGCGAGTCGCGCAGGCGCAGTTGGCCGAACTCCACCAATATCGCGACCGACTGTTGATGATGCAACGGGTAGCTCGGGTGGGGGAATGGGCCCTGGATCCGGCCAGCGGCGAGCTGCGCCTGTCCACCCAGGCACGCCAGCTACTGCGCCTGGGCCAGCGCCAGGACGAGCGTTTCACCCAGCAGGATCTCCTGCGTCGCATCCATCCGAACGACCGCGAGCGTTGCGCCCGCACCCTGCGCGCCGTGGCGGAGCGCAGCACGGCGATGGAGTGCGAGTTCCAGCTGGCCACGGGCGATGTCTGGCTGGCCCAACACATCGTGCCTGTGCGTACGGGCGGTGCAGCCGTGCGTCTGCGCGGCACCCTGCAGGACGTCAGCGCCCGACGCGCCCAGGAGCAGGAGATCCGACGTCTCGCCTACTACGACGACGTGACGGGCCTCCCCAACCGCCGACACTTCCGCGAGCAGCTAGGTCGCGCCCTCGACCGGGCCACGGTCAACGAGAGCAGCCTGGCCGTGCTGTTCATCGATCTGGACGAATTCAAGCGCATCAACGACACGCTCGGCCACACCTTCGGTGACCTGCTGCTACGCCAGGTGGCCGATCGCCTGGCAGCGGTGGTGCGCGAGAGCGATGCCATCGGCCATAGCTCGACGAGCGCCCCGCAGGCGTGCGCTGACGAGGGCGACCGACTGGACGAAGTGGCCCGCATGGGCGGTGACGAGTTCGTCGTCCTGCTCACCCAACTCCCCGAAGGCCAGGACGCAGCAGGTGTTGCCGCACGCATCGTCAACGTGCTCAACCGCCCCATCGTGGTGGACGGTCACGACATGCGAGTCACGCCGAGCATCGGCATCGCTCTCTACCCGCGCGACGGACAGGACGTCGAGACGCTCCTGCGCTGCGCCGACACGGCGATGTATCACGCGAAGTCGCTGGGCCGAAATCGATTCGAGTTCTTCTCGGAAGAACTCGGCGAACGCGCCCTGCGCCGCCTGACGCTCGAAGGCCGCCTACGGGTGGCCCTACGCGCCAACGAGTTCTCCCTCGCCTATCAACCGAAGATCGCCCTGTCGAGCGGTCGATGCGTGGGCGTGGAGGCGCTCATCCGCTGGGAGCGCGAGGGCAAGACGCAGATGGCTCCTGTCGACTTTCTGCCGGTCGCAGAGAGTTCTGGCCTGATCATCGACGGTGAGTGGGTGCTCGCCGAGGTGCTTCGCCAGCTCGATGAGTGGGCCACCACAGGGGTGGACGTACCGCGCGTCACGGTCAACACCAGCGTTATCCAGTTCAACCGCGGAAAGTTCTGCGAGGTACTCTCCTACGTGAGCGAGCCGAAGGGACTGCTTCAACGGCTCGAGCTGGATCTGACCGAGCACGCGCTGATGAGCATCAGCGATAGTGCGATCTCCGATCTCGCCGACCTGCGGGCCCGTGGGCTGCGAGTTGCCGTCGACGACTTCGGCACCGGCTACTCGAGCCTGCAAAACCTGCGGCGCCTGCCCTTGGACGCCCTAAAGGTCGACCGCTCCTTCGTCGACGGCCTGCCCACGCAGACGGGCGATCAGGCGATCGTCAGCGCCATCATCTCCCTAGGCCAACAGCTCGGACTGGAGGTGGTGGGCGAAGGGGTGGAGACCGAGGCCCAGCGCGAATGGCTCGCGGCCCACGGCTGCGACACGATCCAGGGCTTCCTCATCTCCCACCCCGTCAGGGGCGCGGCCATCGCGGAGCTGCTGACCGATCAGCCCCAGGTGCAGGCCAGCTAG